The following proteins are encoded in a genomic region of Periophthalmus magnuspinnatus isolate fPerMag1 chromosome 10, fPerMag1.2.pri, whole genome shotgun sequence:
- the LOC117378034 gene encoding protocadherin gamma-A4-like has protein sequence MKDVRFLVSLFWACFFATIPAVYGDLSYSVPEEIRLHSMIGNIAKDLGLDTRTISSRKARLDFEGTNKQFCDINLATGELTVSERIDREALCGNKASCVLKADLIMENPFELHRVSLNVHDINDNSPTFISELTKIEIQESTEKGSRFSLEEAHDADMGLNAVQRYILQKNENFILSPDQNKVVLLLENKLDREKQKNMNLTLTAYDGGSPQRSGTVVIHIIVLDANDNAPVFSQTVYKASLSENAPLDTVVVKVSATDADEGINGDVTYYLGRRSQSDAFSIHSLTGEVRVNGPIDFEEKTLFEMTVEAKDGLGLNSYAKVIIDVTDVNDNAPIIDIKSFSSQIPENVPREYELAIINVKDRDSGINSKVYCSIQKHIPFKLVHSFKNYYSLVTTEQLDRELVSDYNITITATDEGSPPLSSSKTVHVTVADINDNPPVFEEQSYSAHVTENNKPGSTLCSVAARDADWRQNGTVVYSLLPGEVNGAPVSSYVSVNGDTGVIHAVRAFDYEQFRSFKVHVMARDNGSPPLSSNVTVNVFISDVNDNSPQILYPTPEGNSFMTELVPKAAHAGSLVSKVIAVDADSGQNAWLSYHIVKSTDPGLFTIGLHSGEIRSQRDVSESDSMKQNLIVSVKDNGQPPLSATCSMYLLISDNLAEVPELKDISYDERDSKLTSYLIIALVSVSTFFLTFIIIVLGVRFCRRRKPRLLFDGAVAIPSGYLPPNYADVDGTGTLRSTYNYDGYMTTGSRTSDFKFVSSYNDNTLPADQTLRKSPTDFSDVFGNGDVSPEVRTQSN, from the coding sequence ATGAAAGACGTCAGATTCCTCGTGTCCCTGTTCTGGGCCTGTTTCTTTGCCACTATACCCGCTGTTTATGGTGATCTTAGTTATTCAGTTCCTGAAGAAATTAGACTCCACTCCATGATTGGAAATATTGCGAAAGACCTCGGACTGGACACCAGGACCATTTCATCGCGGAAAGCTCGTTTGGATTTCGAAGGAACGAATAAGCAGTTCTGTGATATCAACCTGGCTACCGGGGAGCTGACCGTATCTGAAAGAATAGACCGGGAAGCCCTTTGTGGCAACAAAGCgtcttgtgttttaaaagcTGATCTGATCATGGAAAATCCCTTTGAGCTACACCGCGTGAGTCTTAACGTTCATGATATAAATGATAATTCGCCAACATTCATCAGTGAGTTGACCAAAATTGAAATACAAGAGTCAACAGAAAAAGGAAGCCGCTTTTCTCTTGAAGAAGCGCACGATGCGGACATGGGGCTGAATGCTGTTCAAAGATATATTCTTCAGAAAAATGAAAACTTTATTCTGTCCCCTGATCAAAATAAAGTAGTGTTATTATTGGAAAATAAACTAGatagagaaaaacagaaaaacatgaatttgacATTGACAGCTTACGATGGCGGCTCTCCTCAGAGATCTGGCACTGTAGTTATACACATTATTGTGTTAGATGCCAACGACAACGCCCCTGTGTTCAGCCAAACCGTTTATAAAGCCAGTTTGTCCGAAAATGCCCCACTGGATACCGTAGTGGTGAAGGTTAGCGCCACAGACGCAGATGAGGGCATAAACGGAGATGTGACGTATTATTTAGGTCGTAGATCTCAGTCTGACGCGTTTTCTATTCATTCCCTGACTGGAGAGGTCCGTGTCAATGGCCCAATTGACTTTGAAGAGAAAACTTTATTTGAAATGACGGTGGAAGCTAAAGATGGACTAGGACTAAATTCATATGCTAAGGTAATAATTGATGTTACTGACGTAAATGACAATGCACCAATAATTGATATAAAATCTTTTTCAAGTCAGATACCAGAGAATGTCCCTCGTGAATATGAGTTAGCCATTATTAATGTAAAAGACAGAGACTCTGGCATTAATAGTAAAGTCTATTGCTCTATTCAAAAACATATCCCTTTTAAACTTGTGCATTCTTTCAAAAACTATTATTCTCTAGTGACCACAGAACAGCTGGACCGTGAGCTAGTGTCTGATTACAACATTACAATCACTGCCACTGACgagggctctcctcctctgtcctcctctaaaACTGTCCACGTAACTGTAGCTGACATCAATGACAACCCTCCTGTGTTTGAGGAGCAGTCCTACAGCGCACATgtgactgaaaacaacaaacctGGCTCCACTTTATGTTCTGTTGCTGCTCGAGACGCAGACTGGAGACAAAACGGGACAGTGGTTTATTCTCTGTTACCTGGTGAGGTGAATGGGGCCCCAGTGTCCTCCTATGTATCTGTTAATGGAGACACAGGGGTGATCCATGCTGTGAGGGCTTTTGATTATGAACAGTTCAGGAGTTTTAAAGTCCATGTGATGGCCAGAGACAATGGCTCTCCTCCACTCAGCAGCAACGTGACAGTCAATGTGTTTATATCTGACGTGAACGACAACTCTCCTCAAATACTGTACCCCACCCCAGAGGGGAACTCCTTCATGACTGAACTGGTCCCTAAAGCTGCACATGCAGGCTCTCTGGTGTCCAAAGTGATAGCAGTGGACGCAGACTCTGGACAAAACGCCTGGCTGTCCTATCACAtagtcaaatccactgatcctGGACTTTTTACTATCGGTCTTCACAGTGGAGAGATCCGGAGCCAGCGGGACGTCTCTGAATCTGACAGCATGAAACAGAaccttattgtgtcagtgaagGATAACGGacagcctcctctctctgccacctgctccatGTATTTACTGATCTCTGATAACTTGGCTGAAGTGCCTGAACTCAAGGACATTTCTTATGATGAGAGGGACTCAAAGCTGACATCCTATCTGATCATTGCACTGGTGTCAGTGTCCACATTTTTCCTCACCTTCATTATTATTGTCCTGGGTGTGAGGTTCTGTCGCAGGAGGAAGCCCAGACTGTTGTTTGATGGAGCAGTTGCAATCCCCAGTGGTTATCTGCCTCCTAATTATGCAGATGTTGACGGCACAGGAACTTTACGCAGCACTTACAACTATGATGGATACATGACGACTGGATCCAGGACAAGTGACTTTAAGTTTGTGTCATCCTACAATGACAACACACTGCCTGCAGATCAGACACTGAGAAAAAGCCCCACTGACTTTTCTGATGTCTTTGGAAATGGTGATGTCTCTCCTGAGGTAAGAACACAGTCAAACTGA